The sequence ctcccctctccatttctctctgtcctatccaacaacgactgcatcaataataactacaataataaaacaagggcaagaaaagggaataaataaataaataaatattaaaaaaaaaaaaaaaaaggaatgcccCCAGGCCCGGTGGAAAAAACAGCTAAGGAGTAGTCTCATACCTGTGGGCACAGAAAGCCTGCCCCATACATGATGCTCCTGATGGGAGAAGGAAGAACATCTCTGGGGACAAGGTGATCTGCGAAGATCATCATGAAGTTGCTGACAAGGGTTAAATGGAAGACTTGGAAGAAATTCATAATCAGGAAGAGACGGAAGTTTCTCTGGGTCAGGATCTGGCTCATCAGTGAGAGGACAGAGGTCCAGGGAAGATCCTGCTCTCCTGGCCAAACGCTGTCCTCGGGGCTTCTCGGGGGCTGGAGACGACGCAGGTAGCAGGTGCCCATGGAAAGGCTGGCAGCGGCGAGCGTAGCAATGACCACAGCGCTGGCCTGGAAACGGGGCAGATTCTCCATGTTGTCAGAGACCAAGTCACAAAAGAGGATGCCGCTGGAGCCCACCAGTGAGGCCACTTGGTTGATTTTGATAAAAGGCAAGCGACTTTCGTGCTGGTTGAAAATCTCTGCCAAGGGCACACACCGGGCCTGCTGAATGAAAGTCAGCGCGCTCTCAAAAGCGCACAGGGAGACCACCAGGTGAAGGCCGCTCAGCCAGTCGCCTGCCTGATAGGATTTCCAGGGGAACCAGGGGAGCAGGAACGCGAGGGCGTAGAAAGGGGCGCTGTACAGAACTGAACTGTGGCGGTGGCCGCAGCAGTCAGTCTTAGGGTTGTTGTGAAAATACCCAGTCAGGTCATTGAGAGCATTCCAGATCAGCAGAATTATCTGCAGAGAAGAAAACATCACAGATGTCTTTTCAGTGGAGCTCAAAGGGGTGAAAACGGAACCCTGAAAATAGAGCCCGGAGAATGGTACAATGAGTAGACTCTTCGATTTGAAAGcgtaagtcctgagttcagtccttggcacggcatgtgccagagtgatgctctggctctctctctctctctctctctctctctcctttgtaaAGAAAAGCTgcaaatgacaaagcagtgctctggtgtctctctcaatctctctctctcctaaaggaaattaaaatatccatattttaaatatctatgcttggactgggaggtagcatacccagtagagtgcacacgttaccatacacAGGAATCTGGGTGTCTTGCACCACAcccctggggggaagcttcacaagcggtgaagtagtgctgcaggtgtctttcctttctctatatctcctcctttcctctcaatttgcctataaata is a genomic window of Erinaceus europaeus chromosome 15, mEriEur2.1, whole genome shotgun sequence containing:
- the LOC103107797 gene encoding transmembrane protein 180, which produces MTLSNVKSITWAYSLTTFGTEMLNSVFRFYYVKLFLHLYKISQVAFHQAQIILLIWNALNDLTGYFHNNPKTDCCGHRHSSVLYSAPFYALAFLLPWFPWKSYQAGDWLSGLHLVVSLCAFESALTFIQQARCVPLAEIFNQHESRLPFIKINQVASLVGSSGILFCDLVSDNMENLPRFQASAVVIATLAAASLSMGTCYLRRLQPPRSPEDSVWPGEQDLPWTSVLSLMSQILTQRNFRLFLIMNFFQVFHLTLVSNFMMIFADHLVPRDVLPSPIRSIMYGAGFLCPQCLVLVHQSWLKKFGYYKLILISFYLEGTASIVMLLLGQQRYYLLALYLIIIMVTMQASLCLFHLPLADVVDADLLKFSRQWPLSSMVFGINALFTKPAQALAPMVTVSLLAQYGYGSPNKSSISALHEAMFNLICLVPLGIAAIQILVWSPFSMKSKTEYPGAF